The window AATATAGACGCCATCGCAGATGTAATCGAGCACCAGCCACAGCAACACATTCCTCATCTGGAGCTCATCAAAACAGGCCCTGCAGAAGGAGATCAGCTGAGACACTGGCAGAAGAACGCCACAGGAACTGGCAAGTTAGGAAGACCATGATGATAAAGCAAAGATCGGCAATCACAACACCCGTAAAACAACAAAGACAGAGAGTAAACTTAAAAAGACGAGTAGATGATAAATGGATGATAAAGTCGAGTAGCTCGACAAAGAAGATGATGGAGCAAAAGGCGCCTCTGATATTTGGAAAACTCTGCTAATTTCTGCTAATGTGGGGAGACAAGAACAATGTCTATCACGGCTCAAATatatgtgaaaaaaaaaaaagttgaaaagtAACCAATTACAAGATGCACATCTTTACAGCCACAACAAAGTGTATTGGACATTTTTGCCAGATTCCCATtctatggatggatggatggacggacggatggattgatggatctCATCAGGTGAACGATGTTGCCGGGGACACACGAGCTGGTATTGCTGTATACACACAGACGGCTAGTGGCCAACCTCACAACGAGTAGAGTCCAGTTATAAAAGACAGCCGCACCAATCAGCATCAGCCAGTGGTAGTATGCACCATCCGACGGTGACAACACGCTGATGCTAAACGTCCGTCTGTCGGTAGAGAGGGGACAGGTGACTGATAGGTAgattcactgtgtgtgtgtgtgtgtgtgtgtgccgcttTCGGCCTTCTCACGTCTGTCTGCCGCGTCTGACTTCAGGATCCGCCTCAGAGTCGGCGTGGCTGCGACTGATCCTGCTGGGGGGGCCCTGAATTTCACCGTGGGCCGGGCCTCTGAATCGCTCCAAGAAGGAGTCCGgcctctccgtctcctctgtcAAACTCTTCTGCGCCCATTCTCTCAGCGTCATCACCATGGCGACGATCCTGCAGACAGCATACGTTTGTGAAACACTGAAACGCAGCGGATGTAAATGAGTTCTGAAGGTGAAGTCGACGTGAGATGGATTCATTTGTCAGCTTTCACACCTGGACAGGGCGCCTCTCCCATGAAAAGCATTCTGGGAATTCATTTCTGCTCTGTCGTCGACCGCCATCCTCTGAAGCTCTGAAGAAGCGTCGTCACACATCGACTGCGCTCTGCAAACGTGCACACCCACGCGCGTCACAATGACATGTAAAGAGTAACTGAGTCAAACGTTTGAACGCTGTTGtgacacaaacaggaaataaacacaacacTGACAGACGTCTGGCGTTAATAAGATGTTAGCAAACATTTCAAggagtttttttgttgttttttttagatctgACAGACATAGATGAAGCATTTCtgtccaataaataaatcaaatttacaaagtctgcttaaaaacaaaaaaaacaaacaaacaccagcagaaacagaagtgGTAACAATACTGACCCCTGCTGCACCTCGCTTGTCAAATTGGTTTGCCCATTTCTGAAACCGGCCGGTAATAAATTACAACTGAAGctaattctttttatttatttaaaggtttttatgcaaaaaaagtcaaaatggTGAAAGCTGAAGGGGCCAAATCCTAGGCCTAGCCTTTACTCCTTAGCTCGAGGCTAATTCTGATGCTCTGTGCTGTAAGGGGCGCCACAGAGACTCTATCGTTAACAACCCTTccgtaaaataaaaaatacccaTTCCAATGTTAAGATATAAAAACACTGACTGGTTCCATAAACTATATAAGCATgttaaatttaaatgaaaaagtaaagtgaaatatttaaaggaTTGGCGGTGTTAAATTTtactttctttgtttcctgccattaaaaatgtgtgcgtgaatgtgAGCGTTTCAACCTGCTGAGTGTGCTGCCAGCGCGgtcaccctcctcctccgtccatGTTCTGGCTGACAGTCTGTGTGAGTCCTGGGGCAAACCTGCCATGCTAAGAACACGCCATGACaccattatcacacacacacacacacacaataagagCTCACACAGACTGGCCAACGCACAGGCAATGTTGGCCCCACGGTGAGAGAAGGAAGGCTATCAAGTCTAATCATCATGCTGTATCACACATCGCCACGGAAACCAGATGGCATAGCAACGAGCTGTATATGACAGCAGATGAATAAGAtggagagacaggggggggggtcaacaaaCCTGATCAATTCCCAGATCAATTTTCTGATGAATGTCCAGATCCAACGTTAGCTGCGTTCACGTATCGAGTTTAGCTGCTTCCATCTCTGCTTGAATCAGGAGGACATTAACCGCGGAGGACGggatgggatggatggagcGAACAGAAGTAGCTGCTCAAGGGACCGATCACAGCAGACTTCACAACGGCATCTTTTTCATTgcacatcgtgtgtgtgtgtgtgtgtgtgtgtgtgtttgtgtgtgtgtgttccctttCAGCGTGAAGCTCATCTGAATTCAAGAACCTCCTTTGAAGTGGCCTCAAAACTGCCATTGTGTCTTGTGTCTCCTGAAGTGGGCCGTGATTGGTCGAATGAGCGCGAGGGCGCACAGATCAAGCTCAGCTGCTGCCCTCAACGCTGATTAGAAATGGCTGCTCCGCTGCTGATTTGTCCTCGCTTAGCAACAGCACCAACAAACAGCAACGGCTATTTTCATTTACGAAAGGATGCAGTAGGAAACATTTCGGACCTTGTTACGTTTGACATCGGGAGAATTTTGGGAGGAACAGAATCCTCAGGCGCTAGGCTTTCAGTAAACTTAAAATGTACCctcattttcatatttaattatcTTAATATCATTATTATGCCTCgtgattttaaaaatatatatattttcaataaTACATTGTAATGTGTCATCATTCTTTTTAGACATCttttgtttaaatttaaatgttttcaacaaTATCTATGTTTCATGAGTTATATTAATGTATATCTTCACCATATTGACCTCAGATCAGGGGCGTCAAACTCATCATCTCAGAGGGCCGCATCAGCATCATGGAGGCCCTCAAATTTGGGTGAAGATCCACAAGGAATCCTGGATTGATTAGAATTGTTCTAAGtattttaacattgcagtcaatggagcttcaaaatgtgatcctcaatatctcggttgattattgaccgatgtttatggaatttggcacagtcatgtaggatgggggccTCTGTATCAGCACCGAATTTCATCGGAATGGAGTGAGTaagaaatatttaattgaaaaaCATTGATGGATTATCTTTTAAtaaacagttaaaaatacacattaactctgattcactttttctttttacagttggtgtataaagataccaagaacaacctagaaccctttgatgatgatccagatcaccccATGCATTTTTTGAAGGATTCTTTATCCGTTGGGAGATGGTGCTATTTTCTGCATTTGTAACTCCACAATAAACGGTCAGGCTGCTTGGAAAAATAAGTAGCCTAGATAAGATTGATCCGGATCATGGTTAAATTCTGGATACTATGATCAAGATAAAGGAAAAAatagggggggggcttttgacCTTTTGTCACTGCAAGGTAACAAATTAAGTTACAGACGTGTAACAGACACAAAATATACCCAAGACACCACGGAATTAGTCGTTTGCCGACGGATGTGTCTGCGAAAGCTATGCAGCTACAGCCAGAAGAAAACCGCCATTACCGAAAAAGTGAGCAACTACTGAACCAGTAATGTTTTCATCATCAAGGAATCTAATAATAAAGCTCACCATTCAGTGGACAAATGCTCCTTTGATGGCATTAACATGTGCAAGTGATGAGACTTTGCATCCATCATGGCCGTTGTCAATGTGCGTCCCAAAACAAACTTTGTCaggcaaattaaaaatgtcaacaCTTCTCGCATACACTAATTTTAAACGGAGACGCTGATGCAGAGTCAGCAAATCCCAAACTGTTAACTGCTGAAGGGAGTAGTTGAGCATGGCAAAGGAGAGGGGGCACATCAAAGacagtgtatttttatttatgtctttttaatttgaaaatgtattttaaattccGTATTTTACAAAGACATCAAATTCCCTCAGGCTCACCACCGTATCCTTGACAGGACAACCAGTGGCCGGACAAAGACGGATCCCGCTTGTCCTCAGTTTATTGATTAATGATTACTGATGACAGAATCTTTGGCACACTGAATATTACATCCATTGATGTTAAAAAAACGAAACATCAACAATTAAAATGCAAACTTCAGCAATAtatgaaattgtttttatttaactttatatATCTGATTGTACATTCTGTATTGCTATCGCTTAaactaaaagcaacatttttgcGTACAGTTGCTTTCCAAGGAAACGACAGACGTCAGTAGCTGATTGATTAAGTCTTTACTGGGAAACGGGGGGATGAAAGAGGAAAACGTACCCATAAACAGTTCAGGAAAAGCCTGTCCCCGAATTAAGCTGCACGTATCAATACAAACACAGGGAAGAAGTGGCAGCACGGATGGTCAATATTAATGATATTTGAAGGGAATCCTACTCATTTAAGTAGCCGTGATTGGTAAATTCATTATCAATAATGGATTATAATGGCTTTTATGCAAACATGAAATACCTAAACGTCATTGGTACATTACGGCATCCATTGATCTATTTAATAATTATCATAAAACCTCAAAAATCAACATTTAAACTAGAGCTCAAAGTCAAACCAAATTAAGGCTCTGCAGTTGATAGTGGGAAGACATGAACCGCCTTATTAAAGAAGTATCCGGTACAGAATACTACATGTTATAAGGACAACATAGTAAACCTAGTAACACCTGGTAAAAGTATCTATCTCTGACCAATCACATAACAGCAAGTATAGTCtgcacgtatgtgtgtgtgtgtgtgtgtgtgtgcgtgtgtgtgtgtgtgtgtgtgtgtgcgtgtgtgcgtgtgcgcttGTGGCACTTTAGGCCTTCATCATGCCTCTTGCCATCAGACAGGCAAAGATGGTCATCACCATCTTCTGGTTGACCTCCAACAAGTCCTCGGGCAGGGCGTAGACTTTGGCTCCGATCTTCCTCGCCATGGAAATGGCATACCTGAAGAGGGAAACCGTCATGTTTAGGCTCACCGTGGCAACCATATTTGATCTGTGGCACATGTTACTAGTAGTATttaaccacttcctgttcctgtgccCGCCTCCCCCTCTCGCCAAGGGGCCGACGCAATCTCAAGTAATGtgcgtgaggtgtgtgtgtgtggggggggggggggggcggggttactTGGCATTGTCCAGTTTGTCTTCATCTgacagacttcctgttttcaccAGCTCAAAGTTCACACTTGATGGCTTAATGGCCTCAATCAGATCCAGAACTGGAGTACTGGTACTGATCGAATTGTCctgaagagacacacacacacagagagacgcaCACATTACGCATATTAATATTCATCTTGTCTCTAATGTTATTACCCCCCCAGGAGGTTATGCTTTTGATgccaattgtttgtttgttagcaggattacagaaaaactactggatggatcttgatgggagaaaaaaaaaattggaagaTGGGtcggtctaatttagatccctgtAAATCTTGAGAGCGacccagatgggggggggggggggggggggtgatgcacCGGCTGAACTAACCTTGAAGCTATTGATGGAACTCTTCCCAGCCTTGCTCAAAGTCTTGTTGACCCACGACACGATCAATTTCTCTCCTGCGGCTTCTCCTTGTCCCAGATGCTCAAGAAGTTTTAAAGTGTACCTGCGCACGGATTAGAAGACGATGAACTATGACGATGACCGAAATCATTACCTCAACCGTCGGAAGCCATTTCAGGGCGTGGCAGAATAATATAGGACAACCAATCGTCCCACTGTGACGCCGACGGTCACCGCCGTGAACCGCTTGGCGGCGCGGCGCCTGCTGTCCTTTCTGGATTGCAAAGAAACCGAAACATCCAAGTCTGGAGGAGAGATGCGTATCCATGGCAACCAAGTCAGCGTTAATGACGGTTAACCATGAATGGAGGAAGTCACCTTCTCATCAGCTGCCACAATAACGCCAGAGTTAAAGTACTGTTCCCATCGCTCAGGTCGGTTCCCGCAATTCCAACCAGGGAAAAGTTGGCTTTTCCCTTCCCCAGTTCCAGAGCATAGTTACAGTTTTCaatctgccacacacacacacacacacacacacacacacacacacacgttatctGTACAGTGTGACGATTAAGGCGGCTGCACTTATTTAACTCTTCCCGTGCCGACGTTACCTTTCTTATATTACCGCTGGCTCCTTTGTATGGAGGAAGGTTGACTTTGTTGTCCCAGTCCACCTTCACATTCGTCTTCTCATAGAGCTGGAGGATCGCCATGGCGTCCGTCAGATCGCTGCATTTAAGAGCGCACATTGAAAGGTCAAGCGCGGAGACGAGCGGCAGCGCTGCTagcgagaggcaggggaggcGCCGACCTGTACATGTGGTGGACTCGAGGGCTGACGCCCAGAGAGTTCATCCAGTTCCTGAACGTTCTCTCCTCTCTGGTCTCGCCTGCACAGAAAGAGCGAGGGCTAAGCGTCACAGACAGGAGGGGGTCCAGTTCAGtcccatccagccatccagcgGCGCTTACTCTTCAGATCCCAGTCTTGGTTCTCTGGTTTGGTGAGAGCCGGGCGATTGTTGAACAGCGTGGCCACAAACGCCAGGTTGAGCTTGGAGTTTCCAGACACGACATCGGCGGCCGTTACGAACTGCCTGCAGCCGAGGCGGTCGGCCTGCTGGAGCATGCACTCTGCTCGCTTGGCGAGATCCTTCTCCTGGAAGCACACAAGAAGCATCCGGGAGCTCAAATCCTCCACTTCCACTCcgaaatgttaaaataaaccCTGCCCCCCGAGGTTGTGTCTGCacttggtgatgatgaatatatttattcgataaAATTTTAGAgtagtacaggtacagtcaaacaatagtatgtattacagtacaagtacagtcacacagtagcatgtattacagtacaagtacagtcaaacagtagcatgtattacagtacaagtacagtcacacagtagcatgtattacagtacaaataaagtcaaacatcctgtctaagaggagcatttcaaaaagcccttgcggtcttgtttccgttgaaagtccttcgtacataaatcattgccatttaacaatacaaataaaataaaaataaattactccacagatgcaaaataacaataaatcaaaaagacacataatacgTACAACATAGGTGGACTCACATTAATGCCGCTCATGTCGATCGTAACGTTGGAAACATTCTCTTTGTTGCCGTCTGAAGCGATCTGCTCCAGCAGGTGGAAGTACGCCTTGGAGTCCTGCACAGGGACAGATAAATAATAGTGACGGGACAAAACGGCAGACAGCAGAGCGGCTGGACGTCCCTCTGCTTTCGCCTGAGGTCAGAGGCTGTGTGGTTCCTGAAGATAAGGTAACAACTGGAACGACGCCAGGAGGTAACAACTGGAATAACCACAGAAGGTAACAACCGGAACGACGCCAGGAGGTAACAACCGGAACGACGCCAGGAGGTAACAACTGGAATGACACCAGGAGGTAACAACTGGAATGACACCAGGAAGTAACAACTGGAATGACCACAGGAGGTAACAACTGGAATGACGCCAGGAGGTAACAACTGGAATAACCACAGGAGGTAACAACTGGAATGACACCAGGAGGTAACAACCGGAATGACGCCAGGAGGTAACAACCGGAACGACGCCAGGAGGTAACAACCGGAACGACGCCAGGAGGTAACAACCGGAACGACGCCAGGAGGTAACAACTGGAACGACGCCAGGAGGTAACAACTGGAACGACCACAGGAGGTAACAACTGGAACGACGCCAGGAGGTAACAACTGGAACGACGCCAGGAGGTAACAACTGGAATGACGCCAGGAGATAACAACTGGAATGACGCCAGGAGGTAACAACTGGAATAACCACAGGAGGTAACAACTGGAATGACACCAGGAGGTAACAACTGGAATGACACCAGGAGGTAACAACTGGAATGATGCCAGGAGGTAACAACTCGAAAAACCCAAGGAGGTAACAACTGGAACGACGCCAGGAGGTAACAACTAGAACAACGCCAGGAGGTAACAACTGGAACGACGCCAGGAGGTAACAACTGGAATAACCACAGGAGGTAACAACTGGAATAACCACAGGAGGTAACAACTGGAATGACGCCAGGAGGTAACAACTGGAACGACGCCAGGAGGTAACAACTGGAATAACCACAGGAGGTAACAACTGGAATGACGCCAGGAGGTAACAACTGGAATAACCACAGGAGGTAACAACTGGAATGATGCCAGGAGATGCACCTTCTTTCTTCCGGCTTTCTCCTTCTTCATTCCCTCCATATAACTGCTGCCATTGTTACAGCTAAGATCTCGTTCTGTTGTTTCTGTAGCATCGCCAAGGCAACAGACGGTTCAACCACTTCCAAAACATGGAACCTTTGGGCTTGGTTTTTATTCTGGATATAAATCTTCAAAAGCATTTGTATCGTGTTTTCGGATCAGCCCCCAGATTCCATTTAAACGCATGGCTAAGAACGGCGCAACCAGCGATCGATCGGCTCCCCGTTGCTACGAGCACCTTTTTCTCTTTGCTGTTTGCTCACCTGAATGTCACTAGAAAGGTTGGATATGGACATGCCAACTTTCTTCAAGTGGAAGTTGACccagcgcagcagcagctcctcaggaCTGAGTTTCATCAGCTCCGCCAaactctccccctcctccagcaACGCCCCAATGGCTGCAGACGGGAGCGCAACATTTAGAACGTTAGTCATGTGCAGTATTTATAATACTGTAATATTAAAATCACACCAGTTTTTTTTCGCTAATTGTCACCACATTGTAAAAGCGATTACTGCATAAGGAGGATTCCCACATGGGCTTATAGTTATATATCTGCGGAAagagctgcgtgtgtgtgtgtgtgtgcgtgtgtaaataCCTGCATTGTTGCTCAGCCCTATGTTAGCAAACAGTCCAATCTTAATAATCTGCCAGAGGAGTCCCAGGACCAGATGAGGTTTTCCCTCCTTCAGGTCTTGAGCACCAATATTGACAACTTGGCAACCGATTGACGAGGCTGAATTCAGAGCCAAGTTCAGATTCTcctgttgagggggggggggggggtaattaatgTAGGAGAAAACTGAGTTTCACAACTACAGTATTTTCCGCACTATAAGGCGCACTGCATTATAAGGCGCACCTTCAATTAGTGACCTATTTTAGGACTTTGTCCACATATAAGGCGCACTGCACTATAAGGCGCATGGAATAGAAACTACTGTAGTGGCTGGGATGTGTTATGCATCCACTAAGTGGAGCTGCGTTAAAGGGAATGTCagcaaaacagtcagataattcAGTTCCCACGCAGTTCGCTTGCAAACTTGTCCTTAGAAGGATCCTCCTTTTCACCGTCGGCCCAGGTCAACATCTTGTAGATTTCTCTGCCTTGCTCACCGATCCACGTACTGAGCCAGCCGGCTGGTTGCTCATCTGTTAGCTCCGGTCCTTCCAGACTTAAGTTTCACTTTCCTGTAACTctatctctcctccctctctctgtcgccTGCATGCTTCatcctctcactcactcactctcgGGGGGAGGAGCGCACACCTCAgacggacacagacacacaaaactaTGGTGGCTGCCATTACCGTATTAACCATATAAAAGGCGCACCTCACTATAAGGCGCAGGGTCAGGTTTTGAGAAAATTAGAGGcttttaggtgcgccttataGTGCGGAAAATATGGTAAATGCATGATGGTAGAAGCCAGCACAAAGATTCATGCACTATGATGTTAAAGTACAAGCAGTAATTATCATCTCATCACCATAAAATCAAAGAGCTCTGACTTCAAAGCCCAACGTCATTGGACGTTGCAATGTAAACACCAGCCTGCACTAACCTGAGTGGTGAATTCGTTGAGTTTCTTCTTATTGATCGTTCGCTCATCGATGGTGTTCGGAACAGAAAGGTTGATGAATTTACTGAAAACGCACAAAACACGCGCAGGAAGATGCTGAAAACAGGGTTCAAGTTACGCCGAAGGTAAAATCACTGCCAATAGATACACGCAGCAAGAAATGATGAGCATCCTGGGGAAGGCGTGAACTTGGGCCGGCTCATGTTTACCAAAGCAGGATGCCGTCTGACATGGCTGCAAACAGAGCTGCCGTCTTGGGGTCGATGGGCAGGAGGCGTTTGCAGTCCGGGTCTTTCCCCAGGGAAGAGTTGATGTAGTTGGCGAAGGAAATGCGCTCCGCCTCTGAAACACGATCATGGATGACAGATGAGAGAGGAAGGGGAATGCCAACATATTCTGCAACTTCCCAACTGCGACCGGAGCGGCCGCGTCTTCACTGACCAGAGATGGAATGCTGGGTCCCCTCGCTTGAGCGCTCGCTGGTCCCGCCGATGGCGACAACACCTTTTTTCTTGATGAGTGCTTTCCTGAAACTCTGAGCCGAGATGTCGTCCTTCATGTCACGGAAAATCTGAGCGGGGACAGAAACGCACACGGCGAGACCCAAGCCTCAGTCACGCCGTCCGGATGGAATTCATTTCAAAACGTCACTTTTGGTTTTTAAATCTCGACATGGGCCGGCGGCCTCAACGCTGAACAGATCCGACTTACATCCacgcagctgcccccccccccccgcccccgaccCATCAGATGTGCTCAGCCCCAGGCCTAGAGGTTTTTATGTGCAGTCTGAAAGCGTTTTTATTCTCTAaggcagcggtccccaacctttttcctgccacggaccggtttcatgccgtgaaatgTTTTCGCGGACCGAGGGGGggggtataccggtaattacatttaaaaagaggaatataatcttaccaataaactttatattatgcacttgcaataactattaaataaatgattaaataaataattaatagttacacaatatctactcaccataaattgtggtcccaataattacttctgtccttcatggttttttgtttcataaactccacattcttgtcttttaatccgggttcttgttttttaatccgggttcttgtcttttaatccgggttctggtctcaatgtgccgaagcaggttttaacccttcattgctcgttaacggagcgaatcagctgttaatacccgagttttaagtcttagtcctggtttctcttcttggaggtcctcacctcctcttcttcctcctcttcttcctcctcttcttcctcctcttcttcctcctcagtaggacctttctccttagcaaagaagctctacaaatacttttgtttctttttattaattttcgcgagttcacggctgttttttttccgcaacgtatcaagaggtgattgttacgttggagaaaatccggccgtttttcaaaataaaacacattttagacgctaataatcaatacaacggaaattgtatgcattagttgttctttctttgcggcccggtaacaaatgcctcacggaccggtaccgggccgcggcccggtggttggggacccctgctgtaacGGACAGGGATAGAACGTCCTAGGCATCGCTTTTGTTGTTGATGTCGTTTGTTCGTCAAGTGCTCTTCATATATTCATCTTCCTGAAGACAAGATGGTCACATTCGTCTCGTCTGAATCTGGGTCGCGGGTTATGCTGACCCAGCTGACTGCGGGCGAGAAGCGGTGCACATCCTGGACAAGTCTCCAGTTTAACACACGCAAAGTcagatacgcacacacacacacacacacactcacacttacaTCTATGGACAATTGACGGTGACAACGTCACAAAACAGAGACCCcacacagagacggagacgTTACAGACTTCTTGTCTGTAACACACAGCACTACCCTCTGCGCCACCGTGtctttaaccctaaccctttgcTAGTGTTACCTACAGCTGTGAACTCTTCCAAGCTGATCTTGCTGTCGTCGTTTTTGTCTAACTTCTGGAGGAGTGGTCGGAGCTTGTATCCTGGCAACGGCATGCCCACCTGCTGGAAGAGATCTCCGAGTTCACTGACAGAGATGGACCCGCTATTGTCCACATCTGGGGGCGGAGGAAacatcagagttgatgtgtatttctaacagatgtttgaatccataaatgggttttaatgttaaaatataatattttttcctaacgtcagtgagatagagacccccaccctacatcaccgtgtcaaatttcataaacatcagtcattaatgaaccgagatattgaggaacacattctgaagctccaaTGACTGAAATGTTACCGAAAGTTTCAAAGTGCAATCTTGGAATCTTGTTcgaaataacctttttttttggggggggggtacagcagCCGGAAAATGTTAACGAATGAATGACTAATATATCACTTCTGTGTGCAATAATCTAAACAGGAGCGTTTGATTTGCTCACCCACTGCCCGGAAGCTCTCCAtgatctcctccatctcctcgcTGCTAGGCTTTGTTGACATGTtgattccttaaaaaaaaaaaaaaatcccattttgAATATTGACAACTTATATCAACCAATCATCTGCAGCGCTTCAACTTCATTTAAACGAAAATTCCAGAACAGTGGCATcattaggcctattttaggggggcttcagcaaAAAATGCCGGCATATTCAATTAATGCCGCCAGAATATgagttgaaataaataaacatgtaacctgtcgtTATTGCccagatcagaggggccaaacctggtctagcttgctgctccggaacgtactacaagactccttctggactctttttcccatcatgccattcgtgtccctccctcttaaagtggcagtttacagcacaggcacaattccagatgtaaaaataattctagaatctggatccagatccgcatcaacgccattctcggggaggaccgagccacggacagaaccttacttgtgtaaaaatttcaagtcgattgggttactagtttttgagttatgcgctcggacagacaaacaaacagacaaacagacagacag of the Brachionichthys hirsutus isolate HB-005 chromosome 6, CSIRO-AGI_Bhir_v1, whole genome shotgun sequence genome contains:
- the LOC137895047 gene encoding plastin-2-like, translated to MSTKPSSEEMEEIMESFRAVDVDNSGSISVSELGDLFQQVGMPLPGYKLRPLLQKLDKNDDSKISLEEFTAIFRDMKDDISAQSFRKALIKKKGVVAIGGTSERSSEGTQHSISEAERISFANYINSSLGKDPDCKRLLPIDPKTAALFAAMSDGILLCKFINLSVPNTIDERTINKKKLNEFTTQENLNLALNSASSIGCQVVNIGAQDLKEGKPHLVLGLLWQIIKIGLFANIGLSNNAAIGALLEEGESLAELMKLSPEELLLRWVNFHLKKVGMSISNLSSDIQDSKAYFHLLEQIASDGNKENVSNVTIDMSGINEKDLAKRAECMLQQADRLGCRQFVTAADVVSGNSKLNLAFVATLFNNRPALTKPENQDWDLKSETREERTFRNWMNSLGVSPRVHHMYSDLTDAMAILQLYEKTNVKVDWDNKVNLPPYKGASGNIRKIENCNYALELGKGKANFSLVGIAGTDLSDGNSTLTLALLWQLMRRYTLKLLEHLGQGEAAGEKLIVSWVNKTLSKAGKSSINSFKDNSISTSTPVLDLIEAIKPSSVNFELVKTGSLSDEDKLDNAKYAISMARKIGAKVYALPEDLLEVNQKMVMTIFACLMARGMMKA